The uncultured Desulfuromonas sp. genome has a segment encoding these proteins:
- a CDS encoding Spy/CpxP family protein refolding chaperone, with translation MMKTKLTVMLCLAAMLVASQAAWAQRGQWNELQGLGKEGMGMRMMVCGQALPFPTHLLPMMTVALELNADQIEKISSLEQDLRNTYRQQRDLKADQRALMIPTAQGEIFNAKALRQDLAALMKQKVDLLVKRAELRNELAQVLTAEQREKCQAIMKSMVPLGPRRGMPSADNVPRRGFAERR, from the coding sequence ATGATGAAAACAAAATTGACCGTCATGTTATGTCTAGCAGCGATGCTGGTCGCCAGTCAGGCCGCGTGGGCGCAACGAGGACAGTGGAACGAACTACAGGGACTTGGGAAAGAAGGCATGGGGATGAGAATGATGGTCTGTGGTCAGGCCCTTCCGTTTCCCACTCATCTGTTGCCGATGATGACCGTGGCTCTTGAACTCAACGCGGACCAGATTGAAAAAATTTCCTCCCTTGAACAAGATTTGCGTAACACTTACAGGCAGCAACGCGATTTGAAAGCTGACCAACGGGCGTTGATGATCCCCACCGCTCAGGGAGAAATCTTCAATGCCAAGGCGTTGCGTCAGGACCTTGCTGCCTTGATGAAACAGAAGGTTGATCTGCTGGTCAAGCGAGCAGAACTGCGAAATGAACTGGCTCAGGTGCTCACCGCCGAGCAGCGGGAAAAATGCCAGGCGATCATGAAGAGTATGGTGCCGCTGGGGCCCCGTCGTGGCATGCCGTCTGCTGACAACGTGCCCCGTCGTGGTTTTGCCGAGCGCAGATAA
- a CDS encoding response regulator transcription factor yields the protein MAFSMEAERVVLVLTDDAQNCDTTVTCLCEDGFSPAVYQTAEEILEVCEGLVPELVVIDVDESSLDVASSCRFLREQYTGPLVVLAEHADEMFQVLGLEMGADDFVVKPISATLLRARIRAVLRRRQLVETGEDATITLGSLEVDSGRREVSCGGKSVDLTSKEFDLLWYLASHARTVLSRDQIYEALFGLEYNGVDRSVDIYISRLRNKLGEDPSRPQLLKTVRGVGYLLGG from the coding sequence ATGGCTTTTTCGATGGAAGCAGAACGGGTGGTGTTGGTATTAACGGATGACGCTCAAAACTGTGATACTACGGTGACCTGCCTGTGTGAAGATGGATTTTCTCCGGCTGTATATCAGACAGCCGAGGAGATCCTTGAAGTTTGCGAGGGACTGGTCCCGGAGTTGGTTGTGATCGATGTCGACGAGTCCTCTCTTGATGTGGCGAGCAGTTGCCGTTTTTTACGTGAACAGTACACGGGCCCACTGGTTGTCCTGGCTGAACATGCCGATGAGATGTTCCAGGTGCTCGGTTTGGAGATGGGCGCGGATGATTTTGTCGTCAAGCCGATCAGTGCGACGTTGTTACGTGCCCGGATTCGTGCCGTATTGCGGCGGCGACAACTTGTGGAAACCGGTGAAGATGCCACGATTACCCTGGGCAGCCTGGAAGTGGATTCGGGCCGTCGTGAGGTGTCGTGTGGGGGGAAAAGCGTTGATTTAACCTCCAAAGAATTTGACCTGCTCTGGTATCTGGCAAGCCATGCTCGCACGGTTCTCAGCCGTGATCAGATTTACGAAGCATTATTCGGCCTTGAGTACAACGGCGTGGATCGCTCCGTGGATATCTATATCTCCCGTTTGCGCAATAAGCTCGGTGAAGATCCGTCCCGACCTCAGTTGTTGAAAACGGTTCGCGGGGTTGGTTACCTGCTCGGTGGCTAA
- a CDS encoding TIGR02530 family flagellar biosynthesis protein → MAAPAVKPSARENGGIRFSAHSRQRMLKRGLHFSSAQMSRIEDALTTLQHKGSRTSVVMVDGAVLVVSVPQATVVTVVDQDGLRDQVFTNIDSAVFA, encoded by the coding sequence ATGGCTGCGCCCGCCGTGAAACCCTCGGCCCGTGAAAACGGCGGTATCCGTTTTTCCGCCCACTCCCGGCAGCGCATGCTCAAGCGGGGACTGCATTTTTCCAGCGCGCAGATGAGCCGGATTGAAGACGCGCTTACCACCCTGCAACACAAAGGCAGCCGCACCTCGGTCGTCATGGTGGATGGCGCGGTGCTGGTGGTCAGTGTCCCCCAGGCGACAGTGGTCACCGTCGTGGATCAGGACGGGTTGCGAGATCAGGTGTTTACCAATATCGACAGTGCGGTTTTTGCCTAA
- a CDS encoding flagellar hook protein FlgE → MGLTSTLYSGISGLQTNAEAMSVTGNNISNSNTIGYKSSSTVFSDMLSATISTTGTSVNQVGRGSELTTVRSNFSQGSFQSTSSDTDLAVEGAGFFMLSAAGTDEVVYTRNGAFHFDPGGYLVNADGYRVQGQLFDDDGTPGGGDPVDIRVNLTSQVPALQTSNIILTTNLNSGEEVISGGFDLGDPAGSSNYSTSTPIYDALGETHLATTYFTKTGDQTWEWNTVVDSVDLDPSVASSEESTVIGTGTLTFDDDGQMIGTSGFDLNETTLMWANGADSTQNIAIEFDTTQFSRTSTVYSQDQDGYAPGEVVETSINSDGVVSVSYSNGETRDIATITLATFANPGGLVKEGNSLYSASRYSGNPQIGTPGPSQGVIYTNSLELSNVDLSQEFVDMITIQNGYSANSKVITTTDEMLQEVINLIR, encoded by the coding sequence ATGGGACTTACCAGTACCTTATATAGCGGCATCAGCGGCTTGCAGACCAATGCCGAGGCCATGAGCGTCACCGGCAATAATATTTCCAACAGCAACACCATCGGCTACAAATCCAGCTCAACGGTGTTTTCCGACATGCTGTCGGCGACGATCTCCACCACCGGCACCAGCGTCAATCAGGTCGGGCGTGGCTCCGAGCTGACCACGGTGCGCAGTAATTTCAGTCAGGGCTCGTTCCAGAGCACCTCCAGTGACACCGACCTGGCCGTTGAAGGAGCGGGGTTCTTCATGCTCAGTGCCGCCGGGACCGATGAAGTGGTCTATACCCGCAACGGCGCGTTTCACTTTGATCCGGGTGGTTATCTGGTCAATGCCGACGGCTACCGGGTTCAGGGTCAGCTGTTTGATGACGACGGCACCCCCGGCGGCGGCGACCCGGTGGATATTCGGGTCAACCTGACCAGCCAAGTGCCGGCTCTGCAGACCTCCAACATCATTCTCACCACCAATCTCAACTCCGGTGAAGAGGTGATCAGCGGCGGCTTCGATCTCGGCGATCCAGCGGGCAGCTCCAACTATTCGACCTCGACGCCGATCTATGATGCCCTCGGCGAGACCCATTTGGCCACCACCTATTTCACCAAAACCGGTGATCAGACCTGGGAATGGAACACAGTCGTCGACAGTGTCGATCTCGATCCCTCCGTGGCCAGCAGTGAAGAATCCACGGTGATCGGCACCGGCACCTTAACCTTTGACGATGACGGTCAAATGATCGGCACCAGCGGGTTTGATCTCAATGAAACGACGCTGATGTGGGCCAATGGCGCCGATTCGACCCAGAATATCGCCATCGAGTTCGACACCACCCAATTCAGCCGCACCTCCACGGTGTATTCCCAGGATCAGGACGGCTATGCACCGGGCGAGGTGGTTGAAACCTCGATCAATAGTGACGGGGTGGTCAGTGTCAGCTATTCCAACGGCGAGACTCGCGATATTGCCACCATCACGTTGGCGACCTTTGCCAATCCCGGCGGTCTGGTCAAGGAGGGCAACAGTCTCTACTCGGCCAGCCGTTATTCCGGCAATCCGCAGATCGGCACGCCCGGACCCTCGCAGGGGGTCATTTATACCAATTCCCTCGAACTGTCCAACGTCGATCTGTCGCAGGAGTTTGTCGACATGATCACCATCCAGAACGGGTATTCTGCCAACTCGAAGGTGATCACCACCACTGATGAAATGCTGCAGGAAGTGATCAACCTGATTCGTTGA
- a CDS encoding flagellar hook capping FlgD N-terminal domain-containing protein has product MSVTSATETSSTSSPTYATASSNTLGQDDFLELLIAQLQHQDPLEPQSNTEFIAQLATFSSLEQQTMTNDKLDGVLASTSDMQQLAAIDMLDQVVVAQSDNFYLNGDQVDVGFYLPEDATSVTVNVLDEDDNVVATIERTDLDAGDHFLEWDGMDKEGNPLPEGEYGLEVEAYSADGKIDNVLPLIKTTVDEVAMTSSGSVLSTDAGEILLSSIYSVESP; this is encoded by the coding sequence ATGTCTGTAACGTCGGCAACGGAAACCAGTAGTACCAGTAGTCCCACCTATGCCACCGCTTCGAGCAATACGCTGGGCCAGGACGACTTCCTTGAGCTTCTGATCGCGCAACTCCAGCACCAGGATCCGCTGGAACCGCAGAGCAACACCGAGTTTATTGCTCAGCTGGCGACGTTCAGCTCTTTGGAACAGCAAACCATGACCAACGACAAGCTCGACGGGGTGCTTGCCTCCACCTCCGATATGCAGCAACTGGCGGCCATCGACATGCTGGATCAGGTGGTGGTGGCGCAAAGCGATAATTTCTACCTCAACGGCGATCAGGTGGATGTCGGCTTTTATCTGCCGGAAGACGCCACCTCCGTCACCGTGAACGTCCTCGATGAAGACGATAACGTCGTGGCGACGATCGAACGGACCGATCTCGATGCCGGGGATCATTTTCTCGAATGGGACGGCATGGACAAGGAGGGCAATCCCCTTCCCGAAGGGGAATACGGCCTGGAGGTTGAGGCTTACAGCGCGGACGGCAAGATCGACAATGTCCTGCCGCTGATCAAAACCACCGTGGATGAAGTGGCCATGACCAGCTCCGGCAGTGTGTTGAGCACCGATGCCGGTGAAATCCTGTTGTCTTCCATCTATTCCGTGGAGAGTCCCTGA